A region of Lacinutrix sp. Hel_I_90 DNA encodes the following proteins:
- a CDS encoding polyprenyl synthetase family protein, translated as MKITEQIKEPIAYEMELFEQKFRLAMASKVALLNRITHYIVNRKGKQMRPMFVFLVAKMVSNGEVFDRTYRGASVIELIHTATLVHDDVVDDSNKRRGFFSINALWKNKIAVLIGDYLLSKGLLLSIDNNDFDLLKIISVAVREMSEGELLQIEKARKLDITEAVYYEIIRQKTATLIAACCSLGAASVKPEATDVETMRKFGELIGMAFQIKDDLFDYGSKSIGKPIGIDIKEQKMTLPLIHVLNTCTKKEKKWLINSIKNHNKDKKRVDDVIAFVKNKGGLDYAVTKMKAFQAEAMQILQNYPESNYKSSLELMVNYVIERKK; from the coding sequence GTGAAAATAACCGAACAAATAAAAGAACCCATTGCTTACGAAATGGAGCTTTTCGAACAAAAGTTTCGTTTAGCTATGGCTTCTAAAGTGGCGTTGCTTAATCGTATTACTCACTATATAGTGAATAGAAAAGGCAAACAAATGCGACCCATGTTTGTTTTTCTCGTTGCTAAAATGGTTTCTAATGGAGAGGTTTTTGATCGTACCTATCGTGGCGCTTCCGTTATAGAATTGATACATACAGCGACATTAGTTCACGACGATGTGGTTGACGATAGTAATAAACGTCGTGGTTTCTTTTCTATTAATGCACTGTGGAAAAATAAAATTGCCGTTCTTATAGGTGATTATCTACTGTCTAAAGGCTTATTACTCTCTATAGATAACAATGATTTCGATTTGTTAAAGATTATTTCAGTAGCCGTCCGGGAAATGAGTGAAGGCGAATTACTCCAAATTGAAAAAGCCCGTAAACTAGATATTACAGAAGCCGTTTATTACGAAATTATTAGACAAAAAACAGCAACACTCATTGCTGCCTGTTGTAGTTTAGGTGCAGCGTCTGTTAAACCTGAAGCAACAGATGTAGAAACGATGCGTAAGTTTGGGGAACTTATTGGTATGGCGTTTCAAATAAAAGATGACTTGTTCGACTATGGTTCCAAAAGTATAGGCAAGCCTATTGGTATTGATATTAAAGAACAAAAAATGACCTTGCCTTTAATTCATGTTCTAAATACCTGTACTAAAAAGGAAAAGAAGTGGCTCATTAATTCTATTAAAAATCACAATAAAGATAAAAAACGTGTAGACGACGTTATTGCTTTTGTTAAAAATAAGGGCGGATTAGATTATGCTGTGACTAAAATGAAAGCCTTTCAAGCTGAAGCCATGCAAATACTACAAAACTACCCAGAATCTAACTATAAATCTTCCTTAGAATTAATGGTGAATTATGTGATTGAAAGAAAAAAATAA
- a CDS encoding RNA polymerase sigma factor, which translates to MKVIQIYKNETKLIKRAQKNNRGAQHVLYELHAPKMLSVCRYYIKDVQQAEEAMLNGFFKVFTHIKTFKGEGSFEGWIRRIMVREAISFLRQKKQIAFATDDVEVHQEYANNIQTEIEVDHLQKIIDALPEGYKIVFNMYAIEGYKHQEIAEILKISEGTSKSQLFKARRLLQDQVSKLNTSSYGTN; encoded by the coding sequence TTGAAAGTTATCCAAATCTATAAAAACGAAACGAAGCTCATCAAACGAGCGCAAAAGAACAATCGTGGGGCACAACACGTGTTGTATGAGCTTCATGCGCCAAAAATGTTAAGCGTTTGCCGTTACTATATTAAAGATGTGCAGCAAGCTGAGGAAGCAATGCTCAATGGATTCTTTAAAGTCTTTACACATATTAAAACCTTTAAGGGAGAAGGTAGTTTTGAAGGTTGGATAAGACGCATAATGGTTAGGGAAGCGATTTCATTTTTAAGACAAAAAAAGCAAATTGCATTTGCTACAGATGACGTAGAAGTGCATCAAGAGTACGCAAATAATATTCAAACGGAGATTGAAGTAGATCACCTTCAAAAAATAATTGACGCACTACCAGAAGGCTACAAAATAGTGTTCAATATGTATGCTATTGAAGGTTATAAACATCAGGAAATTGCCGAGATTTTAAAGATAAGCGAGGGCACTTCAAAATCACAATTATTTAAAGCAAGAAGACTACTTCAAGACCAGGTCAGTAAATTAAATACATCAAGTTATGGCACCAATTAA
- the rodA gene encoding rod shape-determining protein RodA → MMRQTDRYYKFDWITILLFFLLVGFGWLNILSASQTGETIDYFSFSNSYGKQLIFIILSLVLIIFILSIDSKFYERFTSIIYLVSMLSLVGLFIFGKNINGATSWYDLGGITLQPSEFAKVATALAVAKYVSDLQTDIKYFKDQLRLFGIILLPAFLILLQKDAGSTLVYGAFFFVLYREGLPKIYLIIGSLLIILSVAALKFGVTVTMLTGALIVFGYYFTRRKKPPFYKPIFALIIGLGLAFLVRYVYENQLPFHQKDRITIWLSLEKDAATLESMKKKAAYNLLESEKAISSGGFTGKGFLEGTRTTGKFVPEQHTDYIFSTVGEEWGFIGSFGVVLVFVLLILRLLHLAELQKSQFSRVYGYSVAAIFFLHFLINIGMVMGLIPTIGIPLPFFSYGGSGLWGFTILLFIFIKLDSNRINQW, encoded by the coding sequence ATTATGAGACAGACTGATAGATATTATAAATTTGACTGGATCACTATTCTCCTGTTCTTTTTATTGGTTGGTTTTGGATGGTTAAACATCTTATCAGCTTCGCAAACTGGTGAAACTATAGACTATTTCAGTTTTAGTAATTCTTATGGGAAACAACTTATTTTTATTATACTCTCATTAGTACTTATCATATTTATATTATCGATTGATTCTAAGTTTTACGAACGGTTTACTAGTATCATCTATCTGGTATCCATGCTGTCCTTAGTAGGACTCTTTATTTTTGGAAAAAATATTAACGGAGCTACTTCATGGTATGATTTAGGCGGTATAACTTTACAACCCAGTGAATTTGCTAAAGTGGCAACAGCCTTGGCCGTTGCGAAATATGTTAGTGATTTACAAACCGATATTAAATACTTTAAAGACCAATTACGGTTGTTTGGTATCATCTTACTTCCTGCTTTTTTGATTTTACTACAAAAAGATGCAGGAAGCACTTTGGTTTACGGGGCTTTCTTTTTTGTACTCTATCGTGAAGGCTTACCAAAAATCTATTTAATTATTGGTTCATTATTGATCATTTTGTCAGTAGCCGCATTAAAATTTGGCGTGACAGTAACGATGTTAACTGGCGCACTTATTGTTTTTGGTTACTATTTTACCCGAAGAAAGAAGCCTCCTTTTTACAAACCCATTTTCGCTTTAATTATTGGACTAGGACTGGCTTTTCTTGTTCGTTATGTCTATGAAAATCAGTTGCCTTTTCATCAAAAAGATCGTATTACCATTTGGTTGAGTTTAGAAAAAGATGCCGCTACACTTGAAAGCATGAAAAAGAAAGCCGCTTATAACCTCTTAGAAAGTGAAAAAGCCATTAGCTCAGGTGGATTTACAGGCAAAGGGTTCTTGGAAGGCACACGTACAACAGGTAAGTTTGTACCCGAGCAACACACCGATTACATTTTTAGTACGGTTGGTGAAGAATGGGGGTTTATAGGTAGTTTTGGAGTGGTACTGGTTTTCGTTTTGCTTATTTTACGACTACTTCATCTTGCTGAATTACAAAAGTCTCAATTCAGCCGCGTCTATGGCTACTCTGTCGCTGCTATCTTTTTTCTACACTTTCTAATTAATATAGGCATGGTAATGGGTTTAATACCAACTATTGGTATTCCGTTACCCTTTTTTAGTTATGGGGGCTCAGGACTCTGGGGATTCACCATTCTACTCTTTATTTTTATTAAGCTGGATTCTAATCGTATTAATCAATGGTAG